One Streptomyces sp. CNQ-509 DNA window includes the following coding sequences:
- a CDS encoding SDR family oxidoreductase: MTQQERAGVPQAAESGRVALVTGASRGIGYGIAEALVARGHRVCVTGRGEEALQEAVARLGAGRAIGVPGKAHDEAHQAEAVARTMEAFGRVDYLVNNAGTNPVFGPIADVDLNAVRKVYETNVLSALGFAQQTYKAWQREHGGAIVNVSSVAGLSASPFVGAYGMSKAAMINMTLQLAHEFAPAVRVNAIAPGVVKTKFAVALYEGREEEAAAGYPLGRLGVPEDIGGAAAFLLSDEAGWITGQTLAIEGGIFLNAGWS, encoded by the coding sequence ATGACGCAGCAGGAGAGAGCCGGCGTGCCGCAGGCCGCGGAGAGCGGGCGGGTGGCCCTGGTCACCGGCGCCAGCCGCGGCATCGGCTACGGCATCGCGGAGGCCCTGGTCGCCCGCGGCCACCGCGTGTGCGTGACCGGCAGGGGCGAGGAGGCGCTGCAGGAGGCCGTGGCGCGGCTCGGCGCCGGCCGGGCCATCGGCGTACCCGGCAAGGCCCACGACGAGGCGCACCAGGCCGAGGCGGTGGCGCGCACCATGGAGGCGTTCGGCCGGGTGGACTACCTGGTCAACAACGCCGGCACCAATCCCGTGTTCGGTCCCATCGCGGATGTCGACCTGAACGCGGTGCGCAAGGTCTACGAGACGAACGTGCTGTCCGCCCTGGGCTTCGCCCAGCAGACGTACAAGGCGTGGCAGCGCGAGCACGGCGGCGCGATCGTCAACGTCTCCTCCGTCGCCGGGCTCTCGGCGTCGCCGTTCGTCGGCGCGTACGGCATGAGCAAGGCCGCGATGATCAACATGACCCTGCAGCTCGCGCACGAGTTCGCGCCCGCCGTCCGGGTCAACGCCATCGCGCCCGGCGTGGTGAAGACGAAGTTCGCGGTCGCGCTCTACGAGGGCCGCGAGGAGGAGGCCGCCGCGGGCTACCCGCTGGGCCGGCTCGGCGTGCCCGAGGACATCGGCGGCGCCGCCGCGTTCCTCCTCTCCGACGAGGCCGGCTGGATCACCGGGCAGACGCTCGCCATCGAGGGCGGTATCTTCCTCAACGCCGGCTGGAGCTGA
- a CDS encoding NADP-dependent oxidoreductase — MKALQFDRFGPPDVIVLRDVPQPEPGPGQIRIAVRACGLTPADWHVVDGLLADHLPPLPRGLGLEVAGTVDALGEGVTGVQIGDRVFGPATFDGPTAGAAEYALMPAWARIPEGVTAEQAAALPMAAETAWRALDDLGVQPDELLLVHGAGTTVGEAAVRFALHRGIRVIATAGPTRAAALEEIGAQVTAYGEGMAERVGALTPGPVDRALDTTPTGGRIDRADQPSPAGGSLPTLIELTGDPDRVLTVSDFAAAAELGVRITTEIRYDQMKEFARLAGEGILVVPVARTYTLDQIQEAAKLSQSRRPGGKLMLVL; from the coding sequence GTGAAGGCTCTGCAGTTCGACCGGTTCGGTCCCCCGGACGTGATCGTGCTCCGCGACGTCCCACAGCCGGAGCCGGGACCCGGCCAGATCCGGATCGCCGTGCGGGCGTGCGGCCTGACACCGGCCGACTGGCACGTCGTCGACGGTCTCCTCGCCGACCATCTGCCGCCGCTGCCGCGCGGGCTCGGCCTCGAGGTCGCGGGCACCGTCGACGCGCTCGGCGAGGGCGTCACCGGCGTCCAGATCGGCGACCGCGTGTTCGGCCCGGCCACCTTCGACGGCCCGACGGCCGGCGCCGCCGAGTACGCGCTCATGCCGGCCTGGGCACGCATTCCCGAGGGCGTAACCGCCGAGCAGGCCGCCGCGCTGCCGATGGCGGCCGAGACGGCGTGGCGCGCGCTCGACGATCTCGGCGTCCAGCCGGATGAGCTGCTGCTCGTCCACGGCGCGGGGACCACCGTGGGTGAGGCGGCGGTGCGCTTCGCGCTGCACCGGGGTATCCGGGTGATCGCCACAGCCGGGCCGACTCGGGCCGCCGCCCTGGAAGAGATCGGCGCCCAGGTGACCGCCTACGGCGAGGGCATGGCCGAACGCGTCGGCGCACTCACCCCGGGCCCCGTGGACCGCGCCCTGGACACCACGCCGACCGGGGGCCGGATCGACCGCGCCGACCAGCCCAGCCCGGCCGGCGGCTCGCTACCGACCTTGATCGAGCTGACCGGGGATCCCGACCGCGTCCTCACCGTCTCTGACTTCGCCGCCGCGGCCGAACTGGGCGTCCGGATCACCACCGAGATCCGCTACGACCAGATGAAGGAGTTCGCCAGGCTCGCCGGCGAAGGCATCCTGGTCGTACCGGTCGCCCGCACCTACACCCTCGACCAGATCCAGGAAGCGGCCAAGCTCAGCCAATCCCGCCGCCCCGGCGGCAAACTCATGCTCGTCCTGTGA
- a CDS encoding FAD-dependent oxidoreductase, which produces MPGDYPDLFRNELHRQLDALGVRVILGDRLREEPPSEPGEATTFTAALESGERLTADIWFRCYGGPPATDYLGDDLLTARRPDGRLTVTSDLRLPGQPRVFALGDIIATPEAKQASVPPAGRPARPAGKTTWVRRSQPTSGNVRWTRDTT; this is translated from the coding sequence GTGCCCGGCGACTACCCGGACCTGTTCCGGAATGAGTTGCACCGCCAACTCGACGCCCTGGGCGTCCGCGTCATCCTCGGCGACCGGCTGCGCGAGGAGCCCCCCTCGGAACCCGGCGAGGCGACGACATTCACCGCGGCACTGGAATCGGGCGAACGTCTCACGGCCGACATCTGGTTCCGCTGCTACGGGGGCCCGCCCGCCACCGACTACCTCGGCGACGATCTGCTCACCGCACGCCGGCCGGACGGCCGGCTCACCGTCACCTCCGACCTGCGGCTGCCGGGACAGCCCCGCGTGTTCGCCCTCGGCGACATCATCGCGACTCCCGAGGCGAAGCAGGCCAGCGTTCCGCCGGCGGGGCGACCTGCGCGCCCGGCTGGGAAGACCACGTGGGTCCGGAGATCGCAGCCCACATCAGGAAACGTGCGCTGGACAAGGGATACGACCTGA
- a CDS encoding TetR/AcrR family transcriptional regulator: MPRWESDAQGRLERAALELFETQGFERTSVAQIAGAAGLKERSFYRYFPDKREVLFAGNELEAHLVAQVEAADPGLTPIEALLTALGTAEEVFRSREFLLRRGRVIAANPALAERDLVKLADIADALAPALERRGVEPGKARFIIDVVLAIHRRAMPRWLAEPDTTLAQLMAQAAAELREVVAPPAPTNR; this comes from the coding sequence ATGCCGCGATGGGAATCCGACGCACAGGGCCGGCTCGAACGCGCGGCGCTGGAGCTGTTCGAGACGCAGGGGTTCGAACGCACCTCGGTCGCGCAGATCGCAGGCGCCGCCGGCCTGAAGGAGCGCTCCTTCTATCGCTACTTCCCCGACAAGCGGGAAGTCCTCTTCGCCGGCAACGAACTCGAGGCCCACCTCGTCGCCCAGGTCGAGGCGGCCGACCCGGGCCTCACCCCGATCGAGGCGCTGCTGACCGCACTGGGTACCGCCGAGGAGGTCTTCCGCTCACGCGAGTTCCTGCTGCGCCGGGGAAGAGTGATCGCCGCCAACCCGGCACTGGCCGAGCGCGATCTGGTCAAGCTCGCCGACATCGCCGACGCGCTGGCGCCGGCGCTCGAGCGCCGCGGTGTCGAGCCCGGTAAAGCACGCTTCATCATCGACGTGGTGCTGGCGATCCACCGGCGCGCCATGCCCCGCTGGCTGGCCGAGCCGGACACCACCCTCGCTCAGCTCATGGCCCAGGCCGCCGCCGAGCTGCGCGAAGTGGTCGCGCCGCCAGCTCCGACGAACCGCTGA
- a CDS encoding HipA family kinase has product MLREVTATRYVTPLREGGSLPGVVEADDLGTYVMKFTGAGQGRKALVAEVVSGELARRLGLRVPDLVGMQLDPVIGRSEPDEEVQALLKASGGLNLGMDFLPGSLGFDPLAFPVDAAEAGRVVWFDALVGNVDRSWRNPNMLVWHGDLWLIDHGATLIWHHNWPSAAAAADKPYDASDHALAPFGPDVAAAAAELAPRVTAGLLTEVVAAVPDEWLADEPGFGSPAEVRAAYVETLAARAPRVLERVVVGERSADGPSKAPAWLTGKPPRKGAR; this is encoded by the coding sequence ATGCTGCGAGAAGTCACCGCGACCCGCTACGTCACGCCACTGCGTGAGGGTGGGTCGCTCCCCGGTGTCGTCGAAGCCGATGACCTCGGTACGTACGTCATGAAGTTCACCGGCGCGGGGCAGGGCCGCAAGGCGCTCGTCGCCGAGGTGGTCAGCGGGGAGCTGGCGCGGCGACTGGGGCTGCGGGTGCCGGATCTGGTCGGGATGCAGCTCGATCCGGTCATCGGGCGTTCCGAGCCGGACGAGGAGGTGCAAGCGCTGCTCAAGGCCAGCGGGGGGCTCAACCTCGGGATGGACTTCCTGCCCGGGTCGCTCGGTTTCGATCCGCTGGCTTTCCCGGTCGATGCCGCGGAAGCCGGCCGCGTGGTGTGGTTCGATGCGCTCGTCGGCAACGTCGACAGGTCGTGGCGCAACCCCAACATGCTCGTCTGGCACGGCGACCTGTGGCTCATCGACCACGGCGCCACCCTGATCTGGCACCACAACTGGCCCTCCGCCGCGGCCGCCGCCGACAAGCCGTACGACGCCTCCGACCACGCACTCGCCCCCTTCGGCCCGGACGTGGCCGCCGCGGCGGCGGAGCTGGCGCCACGGGTGACCGCCGGGCTGCTGACCGAGGTGGTGGCCGCGGTGCCGGACGAGTGGCTGGCGGACGAGCCGGGGTTCGGGTCGCCTGCGGAGGTGCGGGCCGCGTACGTCGAGACGCTGGCCGCCCGCGCGCCGCGGGTGCTGGAACGCGTCGTCGTGGGCGAGCGCAGCGCGGACGGTCCTTCGAAGGCGCCGGCGTGGCTGACGGGCAAGCCACCGCGGAAGGGGGCGCGATGA
- a CDS encoding uracil-DNA glycosylase, with translation MLPPSWQDALGKELEKPYFTRLESFVEEERARGPVYPPREEVFAALDATPYENVKVLVLGQDPYHGAGQGHGLCFSVRPGVRTPPSLRNIFKELRDDLGHPVPDNGYLMPWAEQGVLLLNAVLTVRESEANSHKGQGWEEFTDAVIRAVAERPDPAVFVLWGAYARKKLPLIDTARHVVVQGAHPSPLSAKKFFGSRPFSQIDAAVAAHGHAPIDWRIPDLAAAGD, from the coding sequence ATGCTGCCCCCGTCCTGGCAGGACGCCCTGGGCAAGGAGCTGGAAAAGCCCTACTTCACGCGCCTCGAGTCGTTCGTCGAGGAGGAGCGCGCCCGCGGCCCCGTGTACCCGCCGCGGGAGGAGGTCTTCGCCGCCCTCGATGCCACGCCGTACGAGAACGTGAAGGTGCTCGTCCTCGGCCAGGACCCGTACCACGGGGCGGGGCAGGGCCACGGGCTGTGCTTCTCGGTCCGTCCCGGGGTGCGCACCCCGCCCTCCCTGCGCAACATCTTCAAGGAGCTGCGCGACGACCTCGGCCACCCCGTCCCGGACAACGGGTATCTGATGCCGTGGGCCGAGCAGGGCGTGCTCCTGCTGAACGCGGTGCTGACGGTGCGCGAGAGCGAGGCGAACTCGCACAAGGGCCAGGGCTGGGAGGAGTTCACCGACGCGGTGATCCGCGCCGTGGCGGAGCGGCCCGATCCGGCGGTGTTCGTGCTGTGGGGGGCGTACGCGCGCAAGAAGCTGCCGCTCATCGACACCGCCAGGCACGTAGTGGTCCAGGGGGCGCACCCGTCGCCGCTGTCGGCGAAGAAGTTCTTCGGCTCGCGCCCGTTCTCGCAGATCGACGCGGCGGTGGCGGCGCACGGCCACGCGCCGATCGACTGGCGGATCCCGGACCTGGCCGCGGCCGGGGACTGA
- a CDS encoding ABC transporter substrate-binding protein: MFFRSGPRRVAAALIPVSMLAGCGTLSASGDDERHIDVGTTSAPSTLDPAAAWDGSWELYRNVYQTLMHYAGTSTVPQPDAAKSCGFTGADSRTYRCKLREDLTFSNGNPLDAAAVKHSFDRVLAINAETGPAGLLDSLEKVETEGDRTVTFHLKRPDATFPFILAAPATSLVDPEEYPADKLAEPGTLVGSGPYTLASYKKGSVAELERNSSYTGDAELRNDSVSIRYFDDSDAMTDALKKGDIDVTYRGLPPDRVPELEKTADEKGSIALSRVVMPEIHYLVFNPEHEYADSLAVRQAVAQVIDRDALVRKVYGRTAEPLYSMIPRGITGHTTPFFDRYGEPDPEAAADTLETAGVTEPVPLTFWYTTDRYGSVTAREFEELERQLEDSGLFDVTVKGRKWEKFAAAYNKGEYPVFGRGWSPDFPDPDNYIAPFTGARNALGTPYENAEITEELLPESRRKADRAGVNEQFSRAQDILAEDARLLPLWQARQYIAADDDVAGVEWSLDASTIMRMWELYKKTSW; this comes from the coding sequence GTGTTCTTCCGGTCGGGCCCGCGGCGGGTCGCCGCGGCGCTGATACCCGTCTCGATGCTGGCCGGCTGCGGCACGCTGTCGGCGTCGGGCGACGACGAGCGGCACATCGACGTCGGTACGACGAGCGCGCCCAGCACGCTCGACCCCGCGGCCGCCTGGGACGGCAGTTGGGAGCTGTACCGGAACGTCTACCAGACGCTCATGCACTACGCCGGCACCAGCACCGTACCGCAGCCCGACGCGGCCAAGAGCTGCGGCTTCACCGGCGCCGACAGCCGCACGTACCGCTGCAAGCTCCGCGAGGACCTCACCTTCTCCAACGGCAACCCGCTCGACGCCGCGGCCGTCAAGCACTCCTTCGACCGGGTGCTCGCCATCAACGCCGAGACCGGCCCCGCAGGGCTGCTGGACAGCCTGGAGAAGGTCGAGACCGAAGGCGACCGGACCGTCACCTTCCACCTCAAGCGCCCCGACGCCACGTTCCCGTTCATCCTCGCCGCGCCCGCCACCTCGCTCGTCGACCCCGAGGAGTACCCGGCGGACAAACTCGCGGAACCCGGGACCCTGGTCGGCTCCGGGCCGTACACGCTCGCGTCGTACAAGAAGGGGTCGGTCGCCGAGCTGGAGCGCAACTCCAGCTATACGGGCGACGCGGAGCTGCGCAACGACTCCGTCAGCATCCGCTACTTCGACGACTCCGACGCGATGACCGACGCCCTCAAGAAGGGCGACATCGACGTCACGTACCGCGGACTGCCGCCGGACCGGGTGCCGGAGCTGGAGAAGACGGCGGACGAGAAGGGCTCGATCGCGCTCAGCCGGGTGGTCATGCCGGAGATCCACTACCTGGTCTTCAACCCCGAGCACGAGTACGCCGACAGCCTCGCCGTGCGGCAGGCGGTCGCCCAGGTGATCGACCGCGACGCGCTCGTACGCAAGGTCTACGGCCGCACCGCCGAGCCGCTGTACTCGATGATCCCGCGCGGTATCACCGGTCACACCACCCCCTTCTTCGACCGGTACGGCGAGCCGGACCCCGAGGCCGCGGCGGACACGCTGGAGACGGCGGGCGTCACCGAGCCCGTGCCGCTGACCTTCTGGTACACCACCGACCGGTACGGCTCGGTGACGGCCCGGGAGTTCGAGGAGCTGGAGCGGCAGCTGGAGGACAGCGGGCTGTTCGACGTCACGGTCAAGGGCCGCAAGTGGGAGAAGTTCGCCGCCGCGTACAACAAGGGCGAGTACCCCGTCTTCGGCCGCGGCTGGTCGCCCGACTTCCCCGACCCCGACAACTACATCGCCCCCTTCACGGGCGCGCGCAACGCGCTCGGAACGCCGTACGAGAACGCGGAGATCACCGAGGAACTGCTGCCCGAATCGCGCCGGAAGGCGGACCGGGCCGGGGTCAACGAGCAGTTCTCGCGCGCGCAGGACATCCTCGCCGAGGACGCGCGGCTGCTGCCACTCTGGCAGGCCCGGCAGTACATCGCGGCGGACGACGACGTGGCCGGGGTGGAGTGGAGCCTGGACGCCTCGACGATCATGCGGATGTGGGAGCTGTACAAGAAGACCAGTTGGTAG
- the fabG gene encoding 3-oxoacyl-ACP reductase FabG, with protein MSTTGRVAIVTGAARGIGAATAVRLAHEGRAVAVLDLDEGACAETVGKITEAGGTALAVGCDVSDAAVVEAGVARAAAELGPPVILVNNAGVTRDNLLFKMAEEDWDTVMNVHLRGAFLMSRACQKHMVDAGFGRIVNLSSSSALGNRGQVNYSAAKAGLQGFTKTLAKELGKFGVTANAVAPGFIATEMTAQTAARVGMDFADFQAAAAAQIPVQRVGQPDDIAGAIAFFTGEDAGFVSGQVLYVAGGPLD; from the coding sequence ATGTCCACCACCGGAAGGGTCGCGATCGTCACCGGCGCCGCGCGCGGCATCGGTGCTGCCACCGCCGTCCGCCTGGCCCACGAGGGGCGCGCCGTCGCCGTGCTCGACCTCGACGAGGGCGCCTGCGCGGAGACCGTCGGGAAGATCACCGAAGCCGGCGGCACCGCGCTCGCCGTCGGCTGCGACGTCTCCGACGCCGCCGTCGTCGAGGCCGGCGTCGCCCGCGCCGCCGCCGAACTCGGCCCGCCCGTCATCCTCGTCAACAACGCCGGCGTGACCCGCGACAACCTGCTCTTCAAGATGGCCGAGGAGGACTGGGACACGGTCATGAACGTGCATCTGCGCGGCGCGTTCCTGATGTCCAGGGCCTGCCAGAAGCACATGGTCGACGCCGGCTTCGGCCGCATCGTCAACCTCTCCAGCAGCTCCGCGCTCGGCAACCGCGGCCAGGTCAACTACTCCGCCGCCAAGGCCGGGCTGCAGGGCTTCACCAAGACCCTCGCCAAGGAGCTGGGCAAGTTCGGCGTCACCGCCAACGCCGTCGCACCCGGCTTCATCGCCACCGAGATGACCGCGCAGACCGCCGCCCGCGTCGGCATGGACTTCGCCGACTTCCAGGCCGCGGCCGCCGCCCAGATCCCCGTCCAGCGCGTCGGCCAGCCCGACGACATCGCCGGCGCCATCGCCTTCTTCACGGGCGAGGACGCCGGCTTCGTCTCCGGCCAGGTGCTGTACGTGGCCGGCGGGCCGCTCGACTGA
- a CDS encoding DUF3037 domain-containing protein — MSGREVFEYALLRVVPRVERGEQINAGVLVYCRAHSYLCARTDLDERRLLALDPEVDLAGVRAALRAVEEVGCGGERAGQAAGDDAGRRFRWLVAPRSTVVQPGPVHSGLTEDPEAEVERLLGLLVRVPV; from the coding sequence ATGAGCGGGCGCGAGGTCTTCGAGTACGCGCTGCTGCGTGTCGTCCCGCGGGTCGAACGCGGCGAGCAGATCAACGCCGGGGTGCTGGTGTACTGCCGGGCCCACTCCTATCTGTGCGCGCGCACCGACCTCGACGAGCGCCGGCTGCTGGCCCTCGACCCCGAGGTGGACCTCGCGGGCGTACGGGCCGCGCTGCGCGCGGTGGAGGAGGTGGGCTGCGGCGGTGAGCGGGCCGGGCAGGCGGCCGGGGACGACGCCGGGCGGCGGTTCCGCTGGCTCGTCGCGCCGCGCAGCACGGTGGTGCAGCCGGGGCCGGTGCACTCCGGGCTGACCGAGGATCCGGAGGCGGAGGTGGAGCGGCTGCTGGGCCTGCTGGTGCGCGTACCCGTCTGA
- a CDS encoding sulfatase-like hydrolase/transferase, with protein MSSRRHFLAGSAALGLAALPPGSARAEGRSPAAQGGGGRPNVVVILADDLGYGGVGAYGQRLVRTPRLDRLAAEGLRFTQAYSAAAVCAPSRCAALTGVHAGHARVRENPFGGPQGSLTADDTTFAEVLQGRGYRTACIGKWGFGPEEADQPSHPNARGFTDFYGYITHGHAHQYYPQYLWHNGAQEQIPENADGARGAFVIDLLQERAVSFLDAHAGEPFLLMLNPNVPHAPSDIPDQGEYADRPWSEADKGHAAQITRLDALVGAVVDALVRLGVHRDTLLLFSSDNGPHEEGGVDPDLFDENGPLRGYKRNLYEGGVRVPLIAWRPGTVRPGVSERPTPLTDLLPTLAEVAGAPAPRDLDGLSAASLLAARPAPAPVHHHLYWYRNDPGSTKRANAVDGGRILRLAESVRRRDWKAVRFAPGRDREVPDAAWDFELYDLAADPGETRDVAAECPGVVAELTGLLRSSWAGEYERERFGTRIESPEIAYPGEPFTVTATLANGSDRAWTDAGIRLYAPAGWRLRPAGPARAAVLPPGDVLRTAVEVTPARGDAAAGPRLLRAEGTAAYGRAALRYPESRTVAVPPPAPRRDSFLSDLEWVSASNGWGPVERDRSNGRQAAGDGTPIGFGGVTYAKGLGVHAPSEIVYHLGAVATRMTAVVGIDDFSASQSANGATAAQVWGDDRLLYESGTLTPATGPREVDVDVTGVRLLRLVVRDANGSTSYDHTSWAAAHVRV; from the coding sequence GTGTCCAGCCGTCGTCACTTCCTTGCCGGGTCCGCCGCGCTCGGCCTCGCCGCGCTGCCCCCCGGAAGCGCCCGCGCCGAAGGCCGGAGTCCGGCGGCGCAGGGCGGCGGCGGGCGGCCCAACGTCGTCGTGATCCTCGCCGATGACCTCGGGTACGGCGGTGTCGGCGCGTACGGGCAGCGGCTCGTCCGCACGCCCCGGCTCGACCGGCTGGCGGCCGAGGGGCTGCGGTTCACCCAGGCGTACTCGGCGGCGGCCGTGTGCGCCCCGTCGCGCTGCGCAGCGCTGACCGGGGTGCACGCGGGGCACGCGCGGGTACGGGAGAACCCGTTCGGCGGCCCGCAGGGCTCCCTCACCGCGGACGACACGACCTTCGCCGAGGTGCTGCAGGGCCGCGGCTACCGCACGGCGTGCATCGGCAAGTGGGGTTTCGGGCCCGAGGAGGCGGACCAGCCGAGCCACCCGAACGCCCGCGGGTTCACGGACTTCTACGGCTACATCACGCACGGACACGCACACCAGTACTACCCGCAGTACCTCTGGCACAACGGCGCGCAGGAGCAGATCCCCGAGAACGCCGACGGCGCGCGCGGCGCCTTCGTCATCGACCTCCTCCAGGAACGGGCCGTCTCCTTCCTCGACGCCCACGCCGGCGAGCCCTTCCTCCTCATGCTCAATCCCAACGTGCCCCACGCCCCCAGCGACATCCCCGACCAGGGCGAGTACGCCGACCGCCCGTGGAGTGAGGCGGACAAGGGCCACGCGGCCCAGATCACCAGGCTGGACGCGCTGGTGGGCGCGGTCGTGGACGCCCTGGTCCGGCTCGGCGTGCACCGCGACACCCTGCTGCTGTTCTCCAGCGACAACGGCCCGCACGAGGAGGGCGGTGTCGACCCCGACCTCTTCGACGAGAACGGGCCGCTGCGGGGCTACAAGCGCAACCTCTACGAGGGCGGCGTACGCGTCCCCCTGATCGCCTGGCGCCCGGGGACCGTACGGCCCGGCGTCAGCGAGCGGCCCACGCCGCTGACCGACCTGCTGCCGACCCTCGCCGAGGTGGCCGGGGCCCCGGCGCCGCGCGACCTCGACGGGCTCTCCGCCGCGTCCCTGCTGGCCGCACGCCCGGCGCCGGCCCCGGTCCACCACCACCTGTACTGGTACCGCAACGACCCGGGGTCCACGAAGCGCGCCAACGCGGTGGACGGCGGACGGATCCTCCGGCTCGCCGAGTCCGTGCGCCGCCGCGACTGGAAGGCGGTGCGGTTCGCGCCCGGCCGGGACCGGGAGGTGCCGGACGCCGCGTGGGACTTCGAGCTGTACGACCTGGCCGCGGACCCGGGGGAGACCAGGGACGTCGCCGCCGAGTGCCCGGGCGTGGTGGCCGAGCTCACCGGCCTGCTGCGGTCGTCCTGGGCCGGGGAGTACGAGCGCGAGCGCTTCGGGACCCGTATCGAGTCCCCCGAAATCGCCTATCCCGGTGAGCCCTTCACCGTCACCGCAACCCTCGCCAACGGCTCCGACCGCGCCTGGACCGACGCCGGGATCCGGCTGTACGCGCCCGCGGGATGGCGGCTGCGCCCCGCCGGGCCGGCCCGCGCCGCCGTGCTCCCGCCGGGGGACGTCCTGCGGACGGCGGTCGAGGTCACCCCGGCCCGCGGCGACGCCGCCGCGGGCCCGCGTCTGCTGCGCGCCGAGGGCACGGCGGCGTACGGCCGTGCCGCCCTGCGCTACCCCGAGTCCCGGACGGTGGCCGTGCCACCGCCCGCGCCGCGGCGGGACAGCTTCCTCAGCGACCTGGAGTGGGTGTCCGCCAGCAACGGCTGGGGGCCGGTGGAGCGGGACCGCAGCAACGGCCGCCAGGCTGCGGGCGACGGCACCCCGATCGGCTTCGGCGGGGTGACCTACGCCAAAGGGCTGGGCGTGCACGCCCCCTCCGAGATCGTCTACCACCTCGGCGCCGTTGCGACCCGGATGACCGCGGTCGTCGGCATCGACGACTTCTCCGCGTCCCAGAGCGCGAACGGCGCGACGGCCGCGCAGGTGTGGGGTGACGACCGCCTGCTGTACGAGAGCGGCACGCTCACCCCGGCCACCGGGCCGCGGGAGGTGGACGTGGACGTCACCGGTGTCCGCCTGCTCCGGCTGGTCGTCCGGGACGCCAACGGCTCCACCTCGTACGACCACACCTCCTGGGCGGCCGCGCATGTCCGGGTCTGA